A part of Eschrichtius robustus isolate mEscRob2 chromosome 20, mEscRob2.pri, whole genome shotgun sequence genomic DNA contains:
- the TUBG1 gene encoding tubulin gamma-1 chain, producing MPREIITLQLGQCGNQIGFEFWKQLCAEHGISPEGIVEEFATEGTDRKDVFFYQADDEHYIPRAVLLDLEPRVIHSILNSPYAKLYNPENIYLSEHGGGAGNNWASGFSQGEKIHEDIFDIIDREADGSDSLEGFVLCHSIAGGTGSGLGSYLLERLNDRYPKKLVQTYSVFPNQDEMSDVVVQPYNSLLTLKRLTQNADCVVVLDNTALNRIATDRLHIQNPSFSQINQLVSTIMSASTTTLRYPGYMNNDLIGLIASLIPTPRLHFLMTGYTPLTTDQSVASVRKTTVLDVMRRLLQPKNVMVSTGRDRQTNHCYIAILNIIQGEVDPTQVHKSLQRIRERKLANFIPWGPASIQVALSRKSPYLPSAHRVSGLMMANHTSISSLFERTCRQYDKLRKREAFLEQFRKEDIFKENFDELDTSREIVQQLIDEYHAATRPDYISWGTQEQ from the exons ATGCCGAGGGAGATCATCACCCTACAATTGGGCCAGTGCGGCAATCAGA ttgGGTTCGAGTTCTGGAAACAGCTGTGCGCCGAGCATGGTATCAGCCCCGAGGGCATCGTGGAGGAGTTCGCCACCGAGGGCACTGACCGCAAGGACGTCTTTTTCTACCAG GCAGACGATGAGCACTACATCCCCAGGGCGGTGCTGCTGGACCTGGAGCCGCGGGTGATCCATTCCATCCTCAATTCCCCCTACGCCAAGCTCTACAACCCAGAGAACATCTACCTGTCAGAGCATGGAGGAGGAGCTGGCAACAACTGGGCCAGCGGATTCTCCCAG GGAGAGAAGATCCACGAGGACATTTTTGACATCATAGACCGGGAGGCAGATGGCAGTGACAGTCTAGAG GGCTTCGTGCTATGTCACTCCATCGCTGGGGGAACAGGCTCTGGCCTGGGCTCCTACCTGTTAGAACGGCTCAACGACAG GTACCCCAAAAAGTTGGTGCAGACATACTCGGTGTTTCCCAACCAGGACGAGATGAGCGATGTGGTGGTCCAGCCCTACAACTCACTGCTCACGCTCAAGAGGCTGACCCAGAACGCAGACTGTGTG GTGGTGCTGGACAACACAGCCCTGAACCGGATCGCCACAGACCGCCTGCACATCCAGAACCCATCCTTCTCTCAGATCAACCAGCTG GTGTCCACCATCATGTCGGCCAGCACCACCACCCTGCGCTACCCCGGCTACATGAACAACGACCTCATCGGCCTCATCGCCTCGCTCATTCCCACACCACGGCTCCACTTCCTCATGACTGGCTACACACCCCTCACCACGGACCAGTCG GTGGCCAGCGTGAGGAAGACCACGGTCCTGGACGTCATGAGGAGGCTGCTGCAGCCCAAGAACGTGATGGTGTCCACGGGCCGGGATCGCCAGACCAACCACTGCTACATCGCCATCCTCAACATCATCCAGGGGGAGGTGGACCCCACCCAG GTCCACAAGAGCCTGCAGAGGATCCGGGAACGGAAGTTGGCCAACTTCATCCCCTGGGGCCCAGCCAGCATCCAGGTGGCCCTGTCCAGGAAGTCGCCCTACCTGCCTTCTGCCCACAGGGTCAGCGGGCTCATGATGGCCAACCACACCAGCATCTCCTCG CTCTTCGAGCGGACCTGTCGCCAGTATGACAAGCTGCGGAAGCGGGAGGCCTTCCTGGAGCAGTTCCGCAAGGAGGACATCTTCAAGGAGAACTTTGACGAGCTGGACACGTCCAGGGAGATTGTGCAGCAGCTCATCGACGAGTATCATGCAGCCACGCGGCCAGACTACATCTCCTGGGGCACCCAGGAGCAGTGA